The Astyanax mexicanus isolate ESR-SI-001 chromosome 24, AstMex3_surface, whole genome shotgun sequence genome has a segment encoding these proteins:
- the si:ch1073-456m8.1 gene encoding leucine-rich repeat flightless-interacting protein 1, producing MHSGAVEKAGSPRKRVLSRGMSEEETLRHIIKEAEESNKRTLSRSDSRYGSLKRGETRESLSEEEHAGNPGMLELQANYEDSLQELQTLELRQEVLLFQVDCLQDALQGAEEMLAETQRESQEAHMELERERERRRKLEDSVARLVQEVERLKEENSSLSAELVRSTAETVGAEGNLADAVDGGVPNSTPSSDGVSQSSASTFASSEQKMLGILTSLFKNRRLEPSLLKPAGPQSSSGGSSVDQEVKEPEKPAELRAESGLEGGVSQKALDGEENDESSGYEDAPSEFSPASTPEGCAGLLEDEVVTEDGEPSNSDDPIFQKNPGDSCILS from the exons GCTGAAGAGTCGAACAAGCGCACTTTATCACGCAGTGACAGCAGATATGGATCACTCAAACGAGGAGAAACAAGAGAAAGCCTG aGTGAAGAGGAGCATGCAGGAAATCCTGGAATG CTGGAGCTTCAGGCAAACTATGAAGACTCTTTGCAGGAGCTGCAGACCCTCGAGCTCAGGCAGGAGGTGCTGTTATTCCAGGTGGACTGTCTCCAGGATGCCCTCCAGGGAGCTGAAGAGATGCTCGCTGAGACGCAGAGAGAATCTCAAGAAGCCCATATG GAGCTGGAGCGAGAGAGGGAGCGGAGGAGGAAGCTGGAGGATTCTGTAGCTCGGCTGGTGCAGGAGGTGGAGCGGTTGAAGGAG GAAAACAGTTCTCTTTCTGCTGAGCTGGTCAGAAGCACCGCTGAGACCGTTGGAGCCGAAGGTAACCTTGCTGATGCAGTAGATGGAGGAGTTCCCAACTCCACCCCCAGTTCAGATGGAGTCTCACAGTCTTCAGCCTCTACTTTTGCATCTTCAGAACAGAAGATGTTGGGTATTCTGACCTCCTTGTTCAAGAACAGAAGACTGGAGCCTAGCTTATTAAAGCCTGCAGGTCCTCAGAGCTCTTCAGGAGGATCGTCGGTGGACCAGGAAGTGAAGGAACCTGAGAAACCGGCTGAGCTGAGGGCGGAGTCAGGGCTTGAGGGCGGAGTTAGCCAGAAAGCTCTGGACGGGGAGGAAAATGATGAGAGCAGTGGGTATGAAGACGCACCATCAGAGTTCTCACCCGCCTCAACTCCGGAGGGCTGCGCTGGGCTGTTGGAAGATGAAGTTGTTACTGAAGATGGAGAACCAAGCAACAGTGATGATCCTATATTCCAGAAGAACCCAGGAGACTCCTGCATTCTGTCTTAA